The sequence TAGTTGCAGCTATCTCCTGGTACTGGTTGGCCCAGAATAGCTGGAGTTGTTGCTGCAATTGGTGCATTTGTTGTTGGTGAACCTGCTGATAAGAGAGTTGCTGTTGCTGAGCAAGTTGCGGGTGAGAAGCAGCAGTGAGCTGAGCAGCTGGGATTGTTCCGGTGTTTGCCATCACTTGGCTAGCTTGATACGGTGAAGTAACATATTGCAATTGACCAGCAGTCATGACTGGGGACTGCCCCGGTCCAGGGTCCTCCATGTTAGCCTGCATTGCCATCATCTATAGATATTTGATCAGTATAAGCATCTCATGCCTGGGACTCAAGTATTACATTGCCAAAAATTTACTTCTTAGTGAATGAAATCCATTCTAGAGAAAGATTTGAaattattcatacaaacaaaagTACAATAAGATTCAAAGGATCCCCATATTTACTCTGTTATCTTACAATCCAGAGAGAGTGTAAATTCCAAGGAATTGCATAGCAATCATTAGAAACATAGAATACAGATAAGCAATCAACCAAGACAATGTACGTATTTGTTAAATGATTATGtaaatctttcatttttaaatttgtttctcATGATCTTAGATGTTGAGTCCACATCTTGTGACATCCAACTTTATGATTTCTCCACGTTATCCatttatatgaaaaagaaaagaaaaaatgacaATGTAAATGGCTGAGATGGCAAAaacgtttaaaaataaatagggcaatttaaaacataaatatggaTAGCATTATAATCTTCACAAATTATCTCTCTTTTTCTCATGAACAATACATAGATCAGAACAACTAAAAATTGcatctttgaaaaataaaaccattGCTAAGCACCAAGATAAATCATCAACCTAGATTCACAAATCACATTGAgacagaatttaaaaaaattcacccAAATGccacaattgaaaaacaaaagatcataataagaaacaaatcaaccaaaaaagaaaaacaaaaaggagagatttttatcacaaaaacatgataaaaaaacaacataaattcaaaaaatcaagGCTTGAAGCAAGGACAAGGAACTCGCCTGACGATCATCGGAGGCCATGGAGATCTTCGCTTTGGAATAGTATGTTCGTTTAGATTCGGTCGTGGGCCCTTAAAGAAGCCGGGAAAGGGAACGAGGGCATGGAAAGAGTCCATGGCTTCTGGTCCATCCGATCCGAATCCAACGGCAAAGGTAGTGCCATGTCATCAAACATAAGCGCCTTTTATTAAAGCGGATTCGGGCGTATGCCTGTTAACTGAACCCGAATCCGACCCGTTAAAGAGCCTTTACCGCGGAGCATTGCAAGCAAAACCCTCGAACCCTTCTCGCTCTCGCGGCTCGCCGTCCCTCAACTCCGACGAGATCTGGCCGGCGAGATTACCGGAGATGGCGGACGTAGTGCAGTACCGCATGGAGCGGATGACGGAGGAGCTCGATGACCTCGAGCGCCGTGGCCTTTTCAGCAGCGCGGAGATTGCCGAAATCGTGCGTCATCGCCGGGACTTTGAGTACCGTCTCAAGCGCCCTTCACCGTTAAAGGAGGATTTCCTGCTTTACATCGACTATGAGAAGCGTCTTGATGCTCTGCGTGACCTCCGAAAGCGCGCCATCATTGGCCGCCTTGTTGAGAAGGAGAAAGCTGCTGGGCAGGAGGGGAAGAAGGGAGGAAAGAAGTGGAAGAAGTCGGTGTCGGATTTTGCTGGCGTGTTGAGGATTCTAGATATTTATAACAAGGCGGTTGTGAGGTTTAAGGGGGATTTGGATCTCTGGTTCCAGTATCTGGAGTTCTGTAGGGAGCGGCGTCATGGGAGGATGAAACAGGTTGCTTTtctctgttttgtttttttggttttgttgtttttaaggGTGCTTTTAATTGGATTCGAAAAGGTGTGATTTTTGAAAGTATGAAATAGTTGTTAGTCTTCTTcctttttacattaatttttagCTGTTGATGAATTACTTTCCAAAAGCTTTGTTTTTCTTCGAGCATTTGTtagttttaagtttttagcGTCGCTGATGAGTGAGAAATTCAAAAAGATCAATCTTTTTGAGTTTCTGGACTACGTGCTTGCTTTTGTGCATCATTGACGATGCTATGGTTATATGTGGATTGATTGGGAGCAATGCAGAGGGAGTTTGTATGTTTGGCTTTAAAAAAAGAGCTTTATTTGAAGATTTATTTATGGAACTGGATTGCTTCAACCTTTGATTTCATGAATTTGTTAATTAGCAAGAGTTTTTCTGTGCTACTTTTACCCAGTTCATGTGTTCTTTGGTTTTGCTTGGCTCTCCTATCCTCTTATTCACAAAATACTTTGAGGTTATTTGATTTGCTAATATCATACTCCGAACTGGATCACACAACTCAGGTGTCCAGTGTGAAATTTGTCTTTTGATGCTTAAACGAGCTTGCTGGAAGTTTCAGAGCTCTTTGGATGaagatttgattatatttagtaatgatttagattttttttttcagttttctttTCTGATTTAAAGATGAACTTCTGTTGCAATGCAGTTTGAATTGTggattttcttttgcttttaggCTCTTGCTCAGGCCATCCGATTCCATCCGAAGGTTCCTGGCCTTTGGATTTATGCTGCAGCCTGGGAGTTTGATCAGAATTTGAATGTTGCTGCTGCTAGGGCTCTCATGCAGAGTGGTCTTAGGACTTGTCCAAAATCCGAAGATCTCTGGATGGAATATCTTAGAATGGAACTTACTTACCTAAACAAGTTGAAGGAAAGAAAACTTGCTTGTGAAACTGGTGTGGGATCATTGCCAAAGGATGATAAAGAGACTGAACAACAGAAAGAAGAGAACATGGATACCTTTGTGTCACTAAGTAATGATATACTTTTTCAGCGTGGATCATTGACTATTCAAACTATATACCATGGAGCAGTGGAGGCCTTACCTTCAAGTATGAGCTTGCGGAAGCGATTCCTAGAGATACTGGATGATGTTGATCTGGTACAATCTGAGGAGTTAAAGGAAGAAATTATGGAAGATCTCAAGAAAAAATTTTCTCAGAATGAGGACTACTGGGATTGGTTAGCAAGGCTTCAAGTTGTTTATACTGAGGGAAGGAAGGATCTGtcaaaagaatttcttcttggCAAGTTGAATAAAGCTTCTGAGGTGAGTGTTGACATGGACTTGCTTTATCTTCCAATGTTATGCCATAATTGATTTCTTCATTGTGTTTCTGTTGCAATTTCAGATAATCTAGGacttctttgatttccatataaTTTGTGGTTTGTATGAGCTTGCATTTATAGTTGTAAAAGAGTGATAGGGCCTGAAGAAGGAGAGGACTAAAAAGTTGTTTTAGATACCGAAGCTACACTATATTTACTGTCATATTATATTAGTAGATATTTATATAGAATGTTGTATGTGTTGGAAATTTACGCTGGAATGCAGATAAAGTTTTTTTCTGCTGCTAGATAAATCTAATCCTGTATTTACAAcccaaatatttaataattgctGATCTGCAATTTCATATAAATCATAATCTTCCAGCCATTCTGCATGCAGCTTTGTGTCAATGTTTATATGTGTCGAGTGGATAAGGTGTTTCCCTCTATAGTATTTAGTTTTGGCCATTGCTTCATGCAAAGGAATATTCTAGTCTTTATTTCTCATGAAAGTGTTTTCTATTGCTCACAGGTTTATGAAGAAGCATTAAAAGTTTTGCCTACTACCAAGATGTTTTCCCTGTATGCCAAGTTTTACACAGATGCAATTCTTGCTGACAGAGAAGATCCGGTTTCTGTTCTTAGTAATACTGCTTTTGAAGCTGGAGAGCTCACTTCACGCTTATTGGAAGTATATGAAAATGCTGAACAGACTGGGTGCATAACCAAGGAGCTTGCTTAtgaatatatatcattttacttGCAAATTGGTAGAATACATGAAGCTAGAGATCTTGCAAAGAAGCTCTGTAGTGGTAGGTTATCAGAGGCTGCAGATGTATGGACCCTGAGAATTTCAACAGAGCTGAAATGGCTTACAAGTAAAGCTGCttccattgatgatgatgatcttcGTTCTATCTCGGAACTTTTCAGAAATGCAATGACCAGGGTATCTGCTTCTGAAGTTGAGAGTTTGTGGCTGATGGTATGTTACTTAACCATCTTGCTTGTTTCTTTATCAGATCTAGAAGCTAATTGTTAATTTCATGCAATCATATGCatctgaaatttaaaataactagcagcagatatttattattgtttacacTTCTTTTTGGCctttctttctctatatatCATGCTTTTTGTTTATGTGCACTTGAGAAAGTGTAACTTGTGATTATTAATGCCATTTGGCCATTGTTTAGAAAATCATAGCCTGGAATTGGCAATCTGCACTAGTACCAGAAAATGAAAGCATATCTTTCATTTGTGCTGTTCTAAGAAACCAAATGCACAACTGTATCAACTGAAATTTCTGCTTCTCTGGGATAAGCACATTTCTGTTACAGGGAAAGACAATTTATATTAGCATGTATCTCATGGGAAAGATTCTGCCATGTCAATATCTTCATTTATTCTGTGAACTCCATTATGCTTTCTCATCTGAATTCTACTATTTTTCTGAAGATGACTTCTTTTGCAGGCCTTAAAATTCTTTTCTACTCGGaaaaaacattttgaaaagctGGTGCAGAGTTTGATGATGGACTTGGCCAAAGCTGGTCAGAGTGATAATGGTTATACCATTGCTTTTGCTGTGGTCAGCTGGGTTCTTCAAAGAGATGGTGTAAAGCGTGCTAGGGAGATGTATAAGCGGTAAATTTCCAACCTGAGGAATTTCTCCTTAAAATATGAACATGTTTCCTTAGCCCTTCCTCTTTTGTTTAACTATTGAAAAACCAACTACCTCTGAAATAACTAACGAGTGATCACATAATACAATTTCTTGCTTAATCACTTTCAATGTGCACACTTATTTATCTGATGAATGAACTCATACATGACTTCGGATTCCAGGACCCTGTGATGTACTGAAAACAATGAAACCAAATATCAAGTATATGCAGTGAAATCATTACTCCTAAAAATGGTTGCTGAGTTATATGCTTTACATATTGTGTTTGCATTctaacaatgatttttttttcttttttttgttgctaAAACATGTATTTTTTGCCTGTTGTACAGATTTCTAGCTTTACCTCATCCAAGTCTCTCATTCTTTAAAAATTGTATCGACTTGGAGGCAAACCTTGCATCTGCCGGAGACTCTGATGGTGTTGCAAATGCTCGCAAGTTGTACGAATCAGCTCTGGCCATTTATAACCAAAGAACAGAATTATGGAAAAATTACTACATGATGGAAATGAAGGTGCTCTTTTCTGCCTAATCCTGTTTTATTTCCATTAATTCAATGATGTTTTAAGCCATATTTTCACCTACAACTGCTCAattgttaatttgtttgttatgaAATGTAGATTGGAACATCTGAAACAGCTACTGCAGTGTACTGGCGTGCTCGGAAGACGCTCAAGGACACAACCGAGTTTTCAAGTCCTGACCATTTGTgatgttatatattttgtaacttTTCTTATTGCATTTGTTGtcagatttgattgaaaatttttgtttatttgttctttcAAACTTTCAAATATCTAAATTAAGAAATTTTGCTGATAAATTCTGTGGTTTGAATGGATACTTATACTGATATATTAATAGTTCAAATGGTATACGAGTCAATGGTTTGAGAAAGTCCGAGGTGTAGTTTGTAcacaatttataaatttattcaggaaaaaaaacacaagaaagcaTTTAAAGGTAGTATAAGAAAGAACATTGATTGCAGAGATTAAATTATTGagttagaaaagaaaaacctgGGAAATGAACATAATATAATCCATTAATAACCAGGATGACGAGTGACAACACTAGAATTCATCATTACAAAGATTacttaaaagataataattgcAAATTAACATAAACCCAAATAATAACACACACAAATAGAATTAAATCATAAGTTAACGTCCACCACCGCCACCACCACCGGCACCGCCGCCAAACCCAGCACCACCTCCAGCACCAGCACCAACACCCACACCAATTCCTACACCCACTCCAACACCGCCACCACCTCCTAAGCCTCCTCCATGTCCACCGCCACCTCCAGCACCAAAACCACCTCCACCGCCAGCTCCACCACCCAAACCACCACCACCTCCCAATCCTACACCTCCTCCTCCGCCTaaacctccaccaccaccagctCCACCACCTAAACCACCACCTCCTCCGGCACCACCACCTAAACCTCCCCCATGACCACCACCTagacctccaccaccaccagctCCACCACCAAAACCACCCCCTCCTCCGGCGCCACCACCTAAACCTCCACCATGACCACCACCTAGACCTCCACCACCACCTAAACCCCCACCTCCACCAACACCACCACCGATACCTCCACCATGACCACCACCCaaacctccaccaccaccaagaccaccacctcctcccaaaccaccacctccaccagcgcCACCACCTAAACCTCCACCATGACCACCACCCAAACCTCCACCACCGCCAGCTCCACCACCAAAaccaccacctccaccggcGCCACCACCTAAGCCTCCACCATGACCACCACCCAAACCTCCACCACCGCCAGCTCCACCACCAAAACCACCACCTCCTCCGGCGCCACCACCTAAACCTCCACCATGACCACCACCCaaacctccaccaccaccagctCCACCACCAAGACCACCACCTCCTCCCAaaccaccacctccaccaacGCCACCACCTAAACCTCCACCAtgacctccaccaccaccagctCCCCCACCAAAACCACCGCCTCCACCAATACCACCACCTAAACCTCCACCAtgaccaccaccagcaccaccTCCAATACCCCCACCTAAACCTCCACCATGACCACCACCTCCTCCAAAGCCACCACCTgctccaccacctccaccaaGACCACCTCCCCCTCCACCTCCAAGTCCACCACCTGCTCCTCCTCCTACTCCCCCTCCAAATCCACCTCCATGTCCaactcctccaccaccaccaaacCCACCACCTCCACCTAGTCCACCACCAGGCCTCCTTCCAAAATCACCACCCTCACAACCCCGGAAGCTCCGGCGACAGTCACCTTTAAATGGCCGGCCACCATGTCCAAACCTCCTACCTCCAAACCTAGGGTCATcaaaaccaccaccaccatcaaaATCAGCTAGTGCAATAGCACTCAACTGAGAAACAAGAACAAGACCAAGAAACAACACTGGAAGAAGTCCTCTCATGAAGAAGCGACCCATGATGTCTCTCACTACTAGCTAGTACTCTTTCTCTGAATACAGTGTCTCAAAGACATGCTATTACTTCTCCTTAAATAGACAAAGGTTGCTCATAGCCAACTTGTACAGTAATGAAGAAGCAGAGGGAAGACGAGAGATAGCATTTATTGAAGGTTGTGGACTTCACGTCTGAGCGGTTGAGAAGATGGGTTAGAGCATTGATTAGTGTCAAGTCAAAGCGAAGAAGACCACGCCGACACCGTGTTCGGAGCTTCAGCATCATCTTCTCAGCTTCTCAGCATCTCAGGTTCAAATGATCACCTCAACTTTGCCAAAAATAAAGATGCAAATGGTGTTTAATTAGTGGATGAGATTAGTGAAATAGATGTGCATGGTGTTGGTGGGGCTTTATGTGACTTAAATGGCCATTTACTTCGCATCAGTCCTGCTTTTCTCTTTTGCATGCATGTGCTCATGAAGCACTTTACATTGTAGCTATTAGTGAGGGTGTAGCAATGCTATAGCTCTTGATGTTGATCTATATCTGTGTCTATGGTCCACTGGAATATATGAGTTTGGATGCCATCATCAAACTTGGATACAGTTTAGATCATGAGGATCGATCTTTCTGCATGTAAATGCTAAATGCTGGCCATGTAAAAGTGCTCGTTGTATACGTGGATATGTCAATTTATtgcataactttttttttaatttacaaataaataaatcacatgcaTGATGCACAATTAACATAAACATACACTTAAAACAACTGGTGGTTAGCATGATAACatgaataaaacaaacaaataaaagatatatctCTCGTTTCATGTGCTTGATGATGACTTGATCTTAACTAATTTCAATATGAACCACgtaatcaatataaataataatgataataaattatattgttatCATCTTAAGAACACTTGCACACGTTGCAAGAAAACATatctttttgtgatttttgtagtgtttcatttttctctctGTTATACATTTAACAAGCTACGTATAGCAATGGAATTAACAAGGAATAAAAAGACCCTACTTATACGTATATATGTACGTACTCTACGATAAATGCATGTACTACGTACCCTCACCATATATAGCTTCATATTATTGTTAcatttcttcttccattcttGTGATCTTCCATTAAGAATTTGGTGAGCATATAATTAAACTtgtactcatatatatatatatattaataagaaGCTGCTAAACTAGAACTTTCTATTGAGAAAGACCGTCATGAAAGAAAAATGGATACCATGCACGCATTATATATGATCATATGTTGAACATTAATAAAAAGCAAGAACATCAAAATGGGTTATATAATAGAGAAAGTCCGTGACTTGAATCCACTTGGGAACAAGTCCCATCAGTGGGAATTTGTTAAGCTCCACAAtagataaatcaaaaggtcaGCTTTCATTCTGGTAAAGAACATAAAATTAAGGTTCCTGCACGAGAAATCAACTTGTGGAGGTGGTTTCTCATGGCATCCGTTGTGAAAAGTCTTCCTTTTGTGTTAAACTCTTAGCTGTCTTTCAATAGAAAGCAGTTGGCTACATTAACTACCAGCATACGAATAATCACTGGTTGTTGAGTATTAACCCTTCCATTAAACTCTTCACATTGTTCACATCCCTCACTGCCATGCAACAATCATAGCTCTATATAAACACCACCAACTCCCTATGTCCCTTCACACCCAAAATAACAAAGATGGCCAAGTTTACACTTGTGCTCCTTTTTTGCACTCTTGTTTGCACTGCCACTGCAAGGAAGCTAGCTTCCCATAATGCTGCCTTTAAGGAGCAAAAGACATATTTTCACCATGGAGGGGGACTTGGAgttggaggtggtggtggtggaggtttAGGTGGAGGAGGTGGGCTTGGTGGTGGAGCTGGGCTTGGAGGTGGTGCTGGGCTAGGTGGTGGTGCAGGACTTggtggaggaggtggtggtgggtttggtggaggaggaggtggtggacTTGGTGGTGGAGTTGGTGGAGGAGCTGGTGGAGGATTTGGAGGAGGAGTTGGTGCAGGTGGTGGTGCTGGAGGTGGTGGAGGATTTGGAGGTGGTGGGGGTTTTGGAGGTGGAGGTGGTcttggaggtggaggtggagctGGTGGTGGTTTTGGAGCAGGTGCAGGCGTTGGTATTGGTGGTGGATTCCCTTGAACTCTCATGAACTTGttattcttaaatatttttaatgcttTATGTATTGCAGTATTGCACCAGTGCTAGTGTAACACTGGcttgcttgttttctttttcatcaagTTGTGTATTTTCATGTTTATGTTATCCCTGTGATGAAATTAATAAGCTTCATGATGTAATAAGTTCTTTTCTTCAAATAATATAATGTTTCATTTCTTCAGACTATTATCTGTTTGTTGGTAACGCAACATGGATTGATATCTGATTTGTTTGATGTGAGCATAAAGTATAAACATTAATTCCAATCAAACTGTTttaatagttttaattttttaaatgaatagaGATGAGTTCATACGAGCAAACAACCGTATAACTATAGATCAATAAAAGCGGTAGTTAAATCAGTAAGTGTGACCCAAGAGACATTTGGGTGGTTGCAGTGTACCATATGCCCTGGAAAATTACCAAAAGTTTTAACTGAATATTTCAttatttctcaccaaaatttgaTAAGCACATGAATGTACACATCGCAATGAGATTTTTACAAACATATCATGTAAAGATTACATTGTGCTATTTCTGTACATTTTCAAGAATGCATGTAAAATTCTCCATCAACACGCTTGCTCTGTAGTTTGTGCTTTCAGAATTACTCTCTGATGAATCAGAAGAATTTTCTTCTTGCTCGCAATTTGGTTTCAAATTTGCATGTTCAGCTGGAGCATAAACAAGATAAACTCCTTCCCAACTTTTGCAGGCAATCCTGGCATCTCGGAAAACAGGGAGACACTTCTCATTTGAGAAACTAACACATGCCTCTTTAGAGGCTGCTACACAAGCAGCCATCTCTTGCTCTTCACATCGTTCCCTCTCTGCGAAATCTGCTTTTGTATATCCAATTAAACTTTTCCACCATGGAGGCTTGCATTTGTTTGATGCAGTAATAGCACAACCGACTCGTGCTCCAGCCTTTTCAGACAAACATAAGTGTTCAAATGCATACAAACTTGATTAGTTGCCAgggaaaattataattaaatattctaaACTGAAGTTTGGGACATTACAAATGCATTGGAAGGAGATGatcttgttattatatatataatctcctGGAAAGAACGCCACATTTCCAAGAGTATTTGAAAGCATAGACACCATTTGATGTTTTGACAGGTAATCCATCTCAAGTTCAATTGAAACATCTACTGAAATTCTAAAATACAGGACGGGTAGAAAAGCTTTTATGTTAATCAGTACCTGAACAAAATGCTCagattgaaaaatatgctctttcttctctttttaaaacAGGCACAAATACAATCAAGCAGTTCACCAAATTGCAGAAACAAATCATTGGCAGAATTCAAAAGCTGCGGCCTATATGTTGTTTGTGAGCTACACTGAAGTAGTTACCAtgacaaattaataataataaaaaacaataatagcaAATAACAACAGCGATGAACATCAAAGATGGCATCTTTCATAATGAAACTAAACCAATCCTTCATCTTCAACAGAATCCCAGAAAAGCTGATAAAACTAAGActtattttgttctttgtgGAGCTCTTGTCAATCCTGGCTACTAAAGCTCAGCAGCCAGGAGCTGGTTTGAGCACGTCTTTGATCTATGCAGCTGATTAACTTAGTGTCTGGCAGTACTAATGCCGGCCACCTCGGCCAGTTGCAGGAACAAAATACAAACAGAACTCCAGGAAATCCCAACAACCCAAACTTTTCATCAATTAAACCAATAAAGGCTTGTTCCAAATAAACATCACATTTATTTCACCAATTTTTACAAACCATAAGTTCCCAAATAGCcaacaaatacaacaaaaaacacTAGTTTTTCTCAGATAGAACATCATCAGCAGACAGATTAGTCCATATATTAGCAAAACAGCCTCTTTTTCCCAACAAAAAGGTTTGTCATTGCTTTTTTCTTCTAGGAATTTCAAAGATTATTGATCTCCCTCGGGGGAACATTTTGAACTAGTTTCCAGGACAACTCAATAATCAACAGAACAAGATAAcagcaaaaaaacaacaacagtGAACATCAAAGACAGCATCTTTTATAACCAAACAAAACCAAACCTCATCTTCTAATAAAAACCGGAACCATAGATTCATACTTCTCATCGAGAGATCATACCTGGCACTGCTCGATGAGTTTGGACCGCGTGGCCTCGAGCGCAGATCTCCAACTCGCGGCGTCCTTGAAAGCGAGCACGAAGGGTCCCACCGAGGGATCATCTTCAGGGCCCGCCGGAACGGGACCTCGGAGGAGAGGAACCGGCTGGTCGAAGGGAACAACGGTGGCCGACGGCGAGAATTCTTCGCCGCCGCCGCTATCCCACAAGGCTGCCGCCATGATTCCCGCTTTCTCGTCCCTAGTGTTCTATAGAAGCAAAAGATCAGTGAATCCCAACCGTTCATTACATTCGATCAAGAATTGAACGGCTAATCTTATGAGTTATCAGAATATTTTACATAATACCCCTCGAAcaagaaaatatttgtttttttcatatattttacatatatacccgagacaaacacaatattaaaaaaCGGTACAACTCGATTGGAAGCGAGTAGCTACTCCAAAACCTCGACCTTTTTAGTAAAAACCCTTCACCCATTGCTCACGGCCGGTGCGCTTTGCCGGGAACTTCATCGCCGTCTACTCACGAAGAAGACACCGAGAACAGAGGACGAGGTAATCCCTGATCCATCTGAGTCTCCGGCGCAAAAaagttggtttttttataatgatcTTTCTCTGAGTCATTGTAGTTTAGCTTTGGAAGGATGGTGGGGCTTTCTTCCGGGGAGAAGCACTTCATACGCGGGGGAATCGCGCAGGATCTCCGGTCAGACGGCCGCCAACGGCTCAACTATCGGCCTGTCTCCGTCGAAGTCGGGGTCATTCCGCAGGTCAGTGCTTCAAATGCGATGATTTCGTTGAATACTAAGTTTTTATGGAGATCTATTGAATGAATTTGATTGGTGTTTTATGGCAGGCAAATGGTTCTGCTCGAGTTAGATTGGGAGCAACTGATGTGATTGCCAGCATCAAGGTTTCAATAGAaaaatctccttttttttcGTGTTCCTTGAATGATTCCTTTTGATTGTTCCGTGGGCTTGAACTCCTGGTTGTGTTTATGCTTCTCTGTGGGGAGAGTTGTATTCTATTGACCGGATATTTCCCATaaattttccttaatttatgAGTACAGTTTGATTGTTGTACCATCTTTGGTGTCTGCTTTTGTTGTGTAGTCATGAGCTGTGGCTTGCAGTTTGATCCACAGctgtataaatatttatgttgtgTAGTCATGGATCATAGTCTTGGTGATGATCATTCTTTTATGCAAGAATAATGTTTTATGTAGGCTGAGCTTGGGAGACCAGACCCGCTTCGACCAGACAAAGGGAaagtttctatttttgttgactGTAGTCCGACAGCAGAGCCAAAGTTCGAGGTTTGTGTTTGTCTTTGTTGAAACTCTACTTGGTTTTGTTTGACTGTCCATGTTAGATTGAACCTgtattccttcttttttttttatgctgaGTTGGTTATTCAGTAATGTGGAATTACCATCTTCCAT comes from Dioscorea cayenensis subsp. rotundata cultivar TDr96_F1 chromosome 15, TDr96_F1_v2_PseudoChromosome.rev07_lg8_w22 25.fasta, whole genome shotgun sequence and encodes:
- the LOC120276779 gene encoding uncharacterized protein LOC120276779, with translation MAAALWDSGGGEEFSPSATVVPFDQPVPLLRGPVPAGPEDDPSVGPFVLAFKDAASWRSALEATRSKLIEQCQAGARVGCAITASNKCKPPWWKSLIGYTKADFAERERCEEQEMAACVAASKEACVSFSNEKCLPVFRDARIACKSWEGVYLVYAPAEHANLKPNCEQEENSSDSSESNSESTNYRASVLMENFTCILENVQK
- the LOC120278056 gene encoding glycine-rich protein 23-like; translation: MAKFTLVLLFCTLVCTATARKLASHNAAFKEQKTYFHHGGGLGVGGGGGGGLGGGGGLGGGAGLGGGAGLGGGAGLGGGGGGGFGGGGGGGLGGGVGGGAGGGFGGGVGAGGGAGGGGGFGGGGGFGGGGGLGGGGGAGGGFGAGAGVGIGGGFP
- the LOC120277292 gene encoding U3 small nucleolar RNA-associated protein 6 homolog; its protein translation is MADVVQYRMERMTEELDDLERRGLFSSAEIAEIVRHRRDFEYRLKRPSPLKEDFLLYIDYEKRLDALRDLRKRAIIGRLVEKEKAAGQEGKKGGKKWKKSVSDFAGVLRILDIYNKAVVRFKGDLDLWFQYLEFCRERRHGRMKQALAQAIRFHPKVPGLWIYAAAWEFDQNLNVAAARALMQSGLRTCPKSEDLWMEYLRMELTYLNKLKERKLACETGVGSLPKDDKETEQQKEENMDTFVSLSNDILFQRGSLTIQTIYHGAVEALPSSMSLRKRFLEILDDVDLVQSEELKEEIMEDLKKKFSQNEDYWDWLARLQVVYTEGRKDLSKEFLLGKLNKASEVYEEALKVLPTTKMFSLYAKFYTDAILADREDPVSVLSNTAFEAGELTSRLLEVYENAEQTGCITKELAYEYISFYLQIGRIHEARDLAKKLCSGRLSEAADVWTLRISTELKWLTSKAASIDDDDLRSISELFRNAMTRVSASEVESLWLMALKFFSTRKKHFEKLVQSLMMDLAKAGQSDNGYTIAFAVVSWVLQRDGVKRAREMYKRFLALPHPSLSFFKNCIDLEANLASAGDSDGVANARKLYESALAIYNQRTELWKNYYMMEMKIGTSETATAVYWRARKTLKDTTEFSSPDHL